In Synechococcus sp. A18-25c, a single window of DNA contains:
- a CDS encoding N-acetylmannosamine-6-phosphate 2-epimerase has product MAGFLDAPLDRAQLKRGLIVSVQAPEGSPMRHPDVIAAMAEASLRNGALGVRLESPEHIGAVRERCPDALIIGLWKRTWAGSSVYITPRWHEIQAVWAAGADVVALDATDRARPDGERLEDLVRRARSELGAPLMADIDTLANGLRAAALGCDWVGTTLFGYTEATAASSPPAWDLIQPLREQLPLTTPLICEGGIASACAAVDAIQRGADAVVVGTAITGVDLQVAAYRQRMDVQTG; this is encoded by the coding sequence TGCAGGCTCCCGAGGGATCGCCCATGCGCCATCCGGATGTGATTGCAGCCATGGCGGAAGCGAGCCTGCGCAATGGGGCCCTGGGTGTTCGTCTGGAGAGTCCTGAACATATCGGTGCCGTTCGGGAACGCTGTCCTGATGCCTTGATCATCGGGCTGTGGAAGCGCACCTGGGCTGGAAGTTCCGTCTACATCACTCCGCGATGGCATGAGATCCAAGCGGTCTGGGCCGCGGGCGCCGACGTGGTGGCCTTAGATGCCACCGATCGCGCGCGCCCGGATGGTGAACGATTAGAGGATTTGGTGCGTCGCGCTCGATCAGAGCTTGGAGCCCCGTTGATGGCCGATATCGACACGCTGGCCAATGGGCTGCGCGCGGCTGCGTTGGGTTGTGACTGGGTTGGAACCACGCTGTTCGGCTACACCGAAGCGACAGCAGCCTCGTCTCCACCGGCCTGGGATCTCATTCAGCCCCTGCGTGAGCAGTTGCCATTGACCACCCCCTTGATCTGTGAGGGCGGCATCGCATCGGCTTGCGCAGCTGTTGACGCCATTCAGCGCGGTGCAGATGCAGTGGTGGTGGGAACGGCCATCACCGGCGTGGATCTCCAGGTTGCTGCCTACAGGCAGAGGATGGACGTGCAGACTGGTTGA
- the groL gene encoding chaperonin GroEL (60 kDa chaperone family; promotes refolding of misfolded polypeptides especially under stressful conditions; forms two stacked rings of heptamers to form a barrel-shaped 14mer; ends can be capped by GroES; misfolded proteins enter the barrel where they are refolded when GroES binds): MAKLLSFSDQSRASLERGMNALADAVRVTIGPRGRNVVLEKSFGAPDIINDGDTIAKEIELEDPFENIGAKLIQQVASKTKDKAGDGTTTATVLAQAMVEEGLRNTAAGASPIELRRGMEAAVAHVVAGLAECSQDVSGDAIRQVATVSAGGDEEVGRMVAEAMDRVSVDGVITVEESKSLATELEVTEGMAFDRGYSSPYFVTDGDRQLCEFDNALLLLTDRKVSSVTDLVPVLETVQQSGSPLVILAEEVDGEALATLVVNKNRGVLQVAAVRAPSFGERRKAALADIAILTGGTVISEDKAMTLDKVTLQDLGRARRITISKENTTIVAGEDSQAAVADRVASIRRELENTESEYDREKLTERIAKLAGGVAVIKVGAPTETELKNRKLRIEDALNATRAAVEEGIVAGGGTTLLQLAGSLDAVASKLEGDQRTGVEIVKRALSAPLKQIAINAGSNGDVVVEQVQRTGQGFNALTGTYEDLLQAGILDAAKVVRLGLQDAVSIASLLITTEVVVADKPEPAAAAAPGGDPMGGMGGMGGMGGMGMPGMM; this comes from the coding sequence ATGGCCAAACTTCTCAGCTTTTCAGATCAATCCCGCGCGTCGCTCGAGCGTGGGATGAATGCCCTTGCCGATGCCGTGCGCGTCACCATCGGCCCCCGCGGTCGCAATGTGGTGCTTGAGAAGTCCTTCGGAGCGCCCGACATCATTAACGACGGCGACACGATCGCCAAGGAAATCGAACTGGAAGACCCCTTTGAAAACATCGGGGCCAAGCTGATCCAGCAGGTGGCGTCCAAGACCAAGGACAAGGCTGGCGACGGAACCACCACGGCGACCGTGCTCGCTCAGGCCATGGTCGAAGAGGGCCTGCGCAACACAGCGGCGGGTGCCAGCCCGATCGAACTGCGTCGCGGCATGGAAGCGGCCGTCGCCCATGTGGTGGCAGGCCTTGCCGAATGCAGTCAAGACGTCAGCGGCGATGCCATCCGTCAGGTCGCCACGGTCAGTGCCGGTGGTGATGAAGAGGTCGGCCGGATGGTCGCTGAGGCCATGGACCGGGTAAGCGTGGACGGTGTGATCACCGTGGAGGAGTCAAAGTCCCTCGCCACCGAGCTGGAAGTGACCGAAGGAATGGCCTTCGACCGCGGCTACAGCTCTCCCTATTTCGTCACCGACGGTGACCGTCAGCTGTGCGAATTCGACAACGCACTGCTGTTGCTGACCGATCGGAAGGTGAGCTCCGTCACCGATCTGGTGCCGGTGCTCGAGACGGTTCAACAGTCCGGCTCCCCACTGGTGATCCTGGCCGAAGAGGTGGACGGTGAAGCCCTGGCCACCCTGGTGGTCAACAAGAACCGTGGTGTGCTGCAAGTGGCCGCTGTGCGTGCTCCGTCATTCGGCGAGCGACGCAAGGCAGCACTGGCTGACATCGCCATCCTGACTGGTGGCACCGTCATCAGCGAAGACAAGGCCATGACCCTCGACAAGGTCACGCTTCAGGACCTCGGACGCGCCCGCAGAATCACCATCAGCAAAGAAAACACCACGATCGTGGCGGGCGAAGACAGTCAGGCCGCCGTGGCTGACCGTGTGGCCTCCATCCGTCGCGAGCTGGAGAACACCGAATCGGAATACGACCGCGAGAAGCTGACCGAACGGATCGCCAAACTGGCCGGCGGCGTGGCGGTGATCAAAGTGGGCGCTCCCACCGAAACGGAGCTGAAGAACCGCAAACTGCGTATCGAAGACGCTCTCAATGCCACGCGCGCCGCAGTGGAGGAGGGAATTGTTGCGGGTGGTGGCACCACCCTGCTACAGCTCGCCGGATCTCTCGATGCCGTGGCCTCGAAGCTCGAGGGTGATCAACGCACTGGCGTGGAAATCGTGAAGCGTGCCCTGAGCGCACCGCTCAAGCAGATTGCCATCAATGCTGGCTCCAACGGGGATGTGGTGGTGGAGCAGGTCCAGCGCACCGGCCAGGGCTTCAATGCCCTCACCGGAACCTACGAAGACCTGCTTCAGGCCGGCATCCTGGATGCTGCCAAGGTGGTTCGCCTGGGCCTACAGGACGCGGTGTCGATCGCTTCGCTGCTGATCACCACAGAGGTGGTGGTGGCTGACAAGCCCGAACCCGCTGCAGCAGCTGCACCCGGCGGCGACCCGATGGGTGGCATGGGTGGCATGGGAGGCATGGGAGGCATGGGCATGCCCGGCATGATGTGA
- the fabG gene encoding 3-oxoacyl-[acyl-carrier-protein] reductase: MSTTRTLEGQIALVTGASRGIGRAVALALAETGAEVVVNYASSPDAAEAVVQAIEASGGKAYALQANVADEEAVDGLIKAVLERSGRIDVLVNNAGITRDGLLMRMKTSDWHSVINLNLSGVFLCTRAVTRPMLKQKSGRIINITSVVGLMGNAGQANYAAAKAGVVGFTRSTAKEMASRGITVNAVAPGFIATDMTKDLNAEGILAAIPLGSFGTPEQVAGTVRFLAADPAAAYITGQVIQVDGGMVMG; the protein is encoded by the coding sequence ATGAGCACCACTCGCACCCTTGAAGGTCAAATCGCCCTGGTCACTGGAGCCAGCCGGGGCATCGGCAGGGCCGTTGCCCTGGCGTTGGCCGAAACCGGTGCCGAGGTGGTGGTGAATTACGCCAGTTCCCCTGATGCGGCAGAAGCCGTGGTGCAGGCGATCGAGGCCTCAGGGGGAAAGGCCTATGCCCTCCAGGCGAACGTGGCTGATGAGGAGGCCGTCGATGGGCTGATCAAGGCCGTGCTGGAGCGAAGTGGCCGCATCGACGTCCTGGTGAACAACGCCGGAATTACGCGCGACGGACTGCTGATGCGCATGAAAACCTCTGACTGGCACTCCGTCATCAACCTCAACCTGAGTGGTGTCTTCCTCTGCACGCGCGCTGTGACCCGTCCGATGCTCAAGCAAAAGAGCGGAAGGATCATCAACATCACCTCTGTGGTGGGTCTCATGGGCAATGCAGGTCAGGCGAACTACGCCGCCGCCAAAGCAGGGGTCGTGGGCTTCACCCGCAGTACAGCCAAGGAAATGGCGAGTCGGGGGATCACTGTGAATGCTGTGGCGCCTGGTTTCATCGCCACAGACATGACCAAGGATCTAAACGCCGAGGGCATCCTTGCGGCCATTCCACTCGGAAGCTTCGGCACACCCGAACAGGTGGCTGGCACCGTCCGCTTCCTCGCCGCCGATCCCGCCGCCGCTTACATCACCGGTCAGGTGATCCAAGTGGATGGAGGCATGGTGATGGGTTGA
- a CDS encoding TrkA family potassium uptake protein — MRSPRRPGASTRHRTRLRHLALIAKPWLLPVLALTVLVLGGALGYRITEGWDWGDCLWMVLITISTIGYGEVEPLSQAGRLVTVLIIAGGLLVVQLSIQRVLGLSESGYFRQVRELRFRRMLRRMNNHVILCGYGRIGREIGEQLRRDQVPVLVVELDPARKAAAEQCGLQVLQADATLDETLLEAGLRRCRSLVAALPSNAANLYVILSARGLEKTCRLIARADSEEAAAKLELAGASVVVSPYVAGGRMMAATALRPLAVDFVDLLAGSDCEIEEFRLSKDPLMMRHLSDRSLADLDLARRTGAMVLAIRENNTLTANPSGAMTLAPGQMLVVMGSQQQLEDLRGILGDGVDAVETMSGISTTD; from the coding sequence ATGCGGAGCCCCAGGCGACCTGGAGCGTCCACGAGGCATCGCACCAGGCTGCGCCATCTGGCCTTGATCGCCAAACCGTGGTTGCTGCCAGTGCTGGCGCTCACGGTTCTGGTGCTGGGAGGTGCTCTGGGCTACCGCATCACTGAAGGGTGGGACTGGGGTGATTGCCTGTGGATGGTGCTGATCACCATCAGCACTATCGGCTACGGAGAAGTGGAACCCCTTTCCCAAGCCGGGCGCTTGGTCACCGTGCTGATCATTGCTGGCGGCCTGCTGGTGGTACAGCTGTCGATTCAGCGCGTGCTGGGACTGTCAGAATCGGGGTACTTCCGTCAAGTGCGGGAGTTGAGGTTTCGCCGGATGCTTCGGCGCATGAACAACCATGTGATTCTCTGCGGTTACGGCAGGATTGGCCGTGAGATCGGCGAGCAACTGCGTCGAGACCAGGTGCCGGTGCTCGTGGTGGAACTGGACCCTGCCCGCAAAGCCGCCGCCGAGCAATGCGGCTTGCAGGTGCTTCAAGCCGACGCCACCCTGGATGAAACGCTGCTGGAGGCTGGCCTTCGCCGTTGTCGCAGTCTGGTGGCTGCTCTCCCCAGCAACGCCGCCAATCTTTACGTGATCCTCAGTGCCCGCGGGCTCGAGAAAACTTGCCGGCTGATCGCACGCGCCGACAGCGAAGAAGCCGCAGCCAAGCTGGAACTGGCTGGAGCCAGTGTGGTGGTGAGTCCCTATGTGGCAGGTGGACGGATGATGGCCGCCACGGCCCTGCGCCCTCTGGCGGTCGATTTTGTTGATCTGCTAGCGGGATCCGATTGTGAAATCGAAGAATTCCGCCTCAGCAAAGATCCCCTGATGATGCGTCACCTGTCGGATCGCAGCCTTGCAGATCTCGACCTGGCACGACGCACGGGTGCCATGGTCCTGGCCATCCGTGAGAACAACACCCTGACAGCTAATCCCAGTGGTGCGATGACCCTCGCACCGGGCCAGATGCTGGTGGTGATGGGAAGTCAGCAGCAGCTGGAGGATCTGCGGGGCATCTTGGGCGATGGCGTCGATGCCGTGGAAACCATGAGTGGCATCAGCACGACGGATTAA
- a CDS encoding glycosyltransferase family 9 protein, which translates to MRVLALSPGSLQQQLERLPALAATAEQLQASLQVACDPSHLGLWKLLPAVEKVIPFPFNAAPNLADWANLLGLVREPDFQACLNFATGRQVNLLLSMSHIPTRIATEGFASTTQAEINAGWLPQELQAFLTPMGVTLQADAFRLSLSAKAMDAARERQPSGDGPLLLLAPGAFPGDWPQERWTALPDTIRIKLPQLRSQLLAPDMPVVEKAAAVACADVVLSSCPITQLLATYCGLPMVTLGANADQIPQREVIRRLESPDLSSLSDADVMQALGF; encoded by the coding sequence ATGCGCGTTCTCGCTCTCAGCCCTGGAAGCCTTCAGCAGCAGCTTGAGCGCCTTCCGGCCCTGGCTGCCACCGCTGAACAGCTGCAGGCCAGTCTCCAAGTGGCCTGCGATCCGTCCCATCTGGGGCTCTGGAAACTGCTCCCTGCAGTGGAGAAGGTGATTCCCTTTCCCTTCAACGCAGCACCCAACCTGGCGGATTGGGCCAACCTGCTTGGTCTCGTGCGTGAGCCCGACTTTCAGGCCTGTCTGAATTTCGCCACCGGGCGACAGGTGAATCTGCTCCTGTCGATGAGCCACATTCCCACGCGGATCGCCACTGAAGGATTCGCAAGCACGACTCAGGCGGAGATCAACGCCGGTTGGCTGCCACAAGAACTGCAAGCATTTCTGACGCCGATGGGGGTCACGCTTCAGGCAGATGCCTTCCGTCTGAGTCTGAGCGCGAAAGCCATGGATGCGGCCCGCGAGCGTCAACCCTCCGGCGACGGGCCCCTCCTGCTGCTGGCCCCCGGCGCATTCCCCGGAGATTGGCCCCAGGAGCGCTGGACTGCTTTGCCTGACACCATCCGCATCAAGCTGCCTCAGCTGCGCAGTCAGCTGTTGGCACCTGACATGCCAGTGGTGGAGAAAGCGGCCGCCGTGGCCTGTGCGGATGTGGTCCTGAGCAGTTGCCCGATTACGCAGCTTCTCGCCACCTACTGCGGTTTGCCGATGGTGACGCTGGGGGCCAACGCAGATCAGATCCCGCAACGTGAGGTGATCCGGCGACTGGAGAGCCCAGATCTCTCCTCCCTCTCAGATGCGGATGTCATGCAGGCTCTGGGCTTCTGA
- the ispD gene encoding 2-C-methyl-D-erythritol 4-phosphate cytidylyltransferase has translation MHLLIAAAGSGRRMGAECNKLLLPLLGRPVLAWTLDAAFAAADIHWIGVIGQSLDQVAFAPLLEGAPKPVVWIQGGATRQESVERGLAALPGDAEHVLIHDGARCLVESALFNRCARAVREGGAVIAATPVTDTIKRVNAQDVIVDTPDRAELWAAQTPQGFAVASLRQGHVEAKARGWSVTDDASLFERLGWDVRVLDAGPANIKVTTPFDLTVAEAVLGQR, from the coding sequence GTGCATCTGTTGATCGCTGCCGCCGGCAGCGGCCGTCGTATGGGAGCGGAATGCAACAAGCTCCTGTTGCCCCTGCTGGGCAGGCCGGTGCTGGCCTGGACCCTGGACGCTGCCTTTGCCGCAGCGGACATCCATTGGATTGGTGTGATCGGTCAGTCGCTGGATCAGGTGGCCTTCGCTCCCTTACTCGAGGGAGCGCCGAAGCCTGTGGTCTGGATTCAAGGGGGAGCCACGCGACAGGAATCGGTTGAACGTGGCTTGGCGGCTCTTCCCGGCGATGCTGAGCATGTGCTCATTCATGACGGTGCCCGCTGTCTGGTCGAGTCCGCTTTGTTCAATCGCTGTGCTCGGGCTGTACGAGAGGGTGGCGCTGTGATCGCCGCCACGCCGGTTACGGACACGATCAAACGGGTGAATGCCCAGGACGTGATTGTGGACACGCCGGACCGTGCGGAGCTCTGGGCGGCGCAGACACCCCAGGGGTTTGCCGTGGCGTCCCTGCGACAGGGACATGTCGAGGCCAAGGCCCGTGGTTGGAGCGTGACGGATGACGCTTCCCTGTTTGAGCGGTTGGGATGGGATGTGCGGGTTCTCGATGCGGGGCCCGCCAACATCAAGGTCACCACGCCGTTTGATCTCACGGTGGCGGAGGCTGTCCTCGGTCAGCGTTGA
- a CDS encoding LD-carboxypeptidase — protein sequence MPGSSHQWPAPLRTGDQVGIAAASSCLRDHDTLLEGVAVLTSWGLQVNPPPPLERRWGYLAGRDDERRKDLLLPSQGALVACARGGWGAARLLEAPITWTDGWLLGFSDVTALLCSRWARGLGGGIHGPLLTTLASEPPWSQERLRSLLFGQPVPSLQGTCWRSGHASGPLVTINLTVASHLLGTPHLPDLRGAILVIEDVGEVPYRIDRMLTHWRLAGVLHQLAGIGFGRFSGCDDDSEEASADTFTLEQVLRERIADLNCPVIADLPVGHGTGGNAALPVGVEAQLDADQGTLSVAMPFQR from the coding sequence GTGCCCGGTTCCTCGCACCAATGGCCCGCTCCGCTGCGAACCGGAGATCAGGTCGGAATCGCCGCAGCCAGCTCCTGCCTGCGAGACCATGACACGCTGCTGGAAGGGGTCGCCGTTCTCACCTCCTGGGGGTTGCAGGTCAACCCTCCACCGCCTCTGGAGCGGCGCTGGGGATATCTGGCCGGACGCGACGACGAACGCCGCAAAGATCTCCTGCTTCCGTCTCAAGGAGCACTGGTGGCCTGTGCGCGTGGCGGCTGGGGAGCAGCACGCCTCCTGGAAGCTCCCATCACCTGGACGGACGGCTGGTTGCTGGGGTTTTCCGACGTCACAGCACTGCTCTGCAGCCGCTGGGCCCGCGGCCTGGGGGGAGGAATTCATGGACCACTGCTCACGACCCTGGCGAGTGAACCGCCGTGGAGCCAGGAACGGCTGAGGTCTCTCCTATTCGGGCAACCGGTTCCCTCTCTGCAGGGCACGTGCTGGCGCAGCGGCCATGCATCAGGCCCTCTGGTCACCATCAATCTGACCGTGGCATCGCACCTTCTGGGCACGCCTCACCTCCCGGATCTGCGTGGTGCCATCCTCGTGATCGAAGACGTGGGCGAAGTTCCCTACCGAATCGATCGGATGCTCACCCACTGGCGACTCGCTGGTGTGCTGCACCAGCTCGCCGGGATCGGCTTCGGTCGCTTCAGCGGCTGTGACGACGACAGTGAGGAGGCCTCCGCCGACACCTTCACGTTGGAACAGGTGCTGCGGGAACGAATTGCAGATTTGAACTGCCCGGTGATCGCTGATCTGCCAGTCGGCCACGGAACCGGTGGCAATGCAGCCCTGCCGGTGGGTGTGGAGGCACAGCTGGACGCCGATCAGGGAACCCTGAGTGTGGCAATGCCATTTCAACGCTGA
- a CDS encoding 4-hydroxybenzoate polyprenyltransferase yields the protein MTGTTFARVTTPWLALLRWNKPTGRLILLIPAGWSLWLAPAAPPSLALILRILIGGLAVSGAGCVANDLWDQRIDSEVERTRQRPLASGALGRSQAVVALLLLLALSLGVVLSFPSQVLQLCLLLAVLALPPILFYPSAKRWFPYPQAVLAICWGFAVLIPWAAIEGNVWPTLPLICCWFATVCWTFSFDTVYAMADRPDDARLGLRSSALSLGRRAVRTVRAGYGLTTAALAIAAASAEVGVVFWPIWGLATVGFWQSTQTLRGSEQQAPAIYARHFARQVQIGALLLGGLVLSRGLG from the coding sequence GTGACCGGAACGACCTTTGCGCGCGTCACGACACCGTGGTTGGCCCTGCTGCGGTGGAACAAGCCCACAGGTCGCCTGATTCTGCTCATTCCGGCCGGCTGGAGTCTTTGGCTGGCTCCAGCCGCACCACCTTCCCTAGCCCTGATCCTGCGCATCTTGATCGGTGGACTTGCCGTCAGTGGCGCCGGTTGTGTGGCCAATGATCTCTGGGATCAAAGGATCGATTCCGAGGTCGAACGCACCCGTCAACGTCCACTGGCTAGCGGCGCACTAGGCCGATCACAAGCTGTAGTAGCCCTGTTGCTGCTGCTGGCACTGTCCCTCGGGGTGGTGCTCAGTTTTCCCTCTCAGGTGTTGCAGCTGTGCCTGCTGCTGGCAGTGCTGGCGCTGCCACCGATTCTTTTTTATCCCTCTGCCAAGCGCTGGTTTCCCTACCCGCAAGCTGTCCTGGCGATCTGCTGGGGCTTCGCTGTGCTGATCCCCTGGGCAGCGATTGAGGGCAATGTTTGGCCCACCCTGCCGCTGATCTGCTGCTGGTTTGCCACGGTCTGTTGGACCTTCAGTTTTGACACGGTGTACGCCATGGCCGACCGCCCGGACGATGCTCGGCTGGGGCTGCGCAGCAGTGCCTTGTCTTTAGGGCGTAGAGCCGTCAGAACAGTGAGGGCGGGCTACGGCCTCACCACAGCGGCACTGGCGATTGCAGCTGCGTCCGCTGAAGTGGGCGTGGTGTTCTGGCCTATTTGGGGGCTAGCCACCGTGGGGTTTTGGCAATCCACCCAGACACTTCGGGGCTCAGAGCAACAGGCGCCAGCGATTTATGCGCGTCATTTCGCCCGTCAGGTCCAGATCGGAGCACTCCTGCTGGGCGGTTTGGTGCTATCCAGGGGTCTCGGATGA
- a CDS encoding Ppx/GppA phosphatase family protein produces the protein MSGADTSPVTTVDRNDQRLRQALDAGLREPRQVRRVAAIDVGTNSTHMLVASVEVALGTFTIDLAEKSTTRLGERDPETGELTPEAIARGLESLRHFQELALSHQVEQIVVAATSAVREAPNGRDFLQMVKDQLDLDVDLVSGPEEARLIYLGVLSGMPFGDRPHLVLDIGGGSTELILADGRDARALTSTRVGAVRLQRDFVKDDPIPPQRRSFLQAFIQGSLEPAVDKVHRRIKPGETPVLVATSGTAMAIGALAAAEDDRPPLKLHGYKVSRQRLNRVVERLATMTPDQRRGLTAINDRRAEIIVPGSLILQTTMQMLGVDELVLSERALREGLIVDWMLRHGLLEDRFSFQSSIRQRTVLHQVQRFAVNQTRAERVASHALGLYDNTYGTLHRDDGSGRDLLWAAAMLHASGQHINLSAYHKHSWYLIRHGELLGYSEAEHLMIAAIARYHRRSLPKKRHESWQALQTRDNRRTVSEMSLLLRLAAALDRRPEPVVRALIAEVVGHHLVLELVPERLNQNVSLEQWSLESCSEVVMTVTGLKLQVKIRD, from the coding sequence ATGTCAGGTGCCGACACTTCGCCTGTGACTACCGTGGACCGAAATGATCAGCGCTTGCGCCAGGCTCTGGACGCGGGCCTGCGCGAGCCGCGGCAGGTTCGGCGCGTGGCTGCGATTGATGTCGGCACAAACTCCACCCACATGCTCGTGGCGTCTGTGGAAGTGGCATTGGGCACGTTCACCATCGATCTAGCGGAGAAATCCACCACCCGCCTGGGTGAGCGCGATCCAGAGACCGGTGAGCTCACGCCTGAAGCAATCGCCCGAGGATTGGAGAGCCTTCGCCATTTTCAGGAGCTTGCACTCAGTCACCAGGTGGAGCAGATCGTCGTCGCCGCCACCAGTGCGGTGCGTGAGGCGCCCAACGGCCGGGACTTTCTCCAGATGGTCAAGGATCAGCTGGATCTGGACGTGGATCTCGTCAGTGGTCCTGAGGAAGCGCGCCTGATTTACCTCGGTGTCTTGTCCGGAATGCCCTTTGGTGATCGACCGCATCTGGTGCTCGACATCGGCGGCGGATCCACCGAGTTGATCCTGGCGGATGGTCGGGATGCCCGCGCACTCACCAGTACCCGTGTTGGCGCGGTGAGGCTTCAGCGTGATTTCGTCAAAGATGACCCGATCCCACCACAACGTCGCTCCTTTCTTCAGGCCTTCATTCAGGGATCCCTGGAGCCTGCGGTGGACAAGGTGCATCGCCGGATCAAACCGGGGGAGACCCCGGTGCTGGTGGCAACGAGCGGCACCGCCATGGCGATCGGTGCTCTGGCCGCCGCCGAGGATGACCGCCCTCCTTTGAAGCTGCATGGCTACAAGGTCTCTCGGCAGCGCCTGAACCGCGTTGTGGAGAGACTCGCGACCATGACGCCTGATCAGCGACGCGGTCTCACAGCGATCAATGATCGCCGGGCCGAAATCATCGTGCCTGGATCACTCATTCTCCAGACCACCATGCAGATGCTCGGGGTGGACGAACTGGTCCTGAGTGAACGAGCCCTGCGCGAGGGCCTGATCGTTGACTGGATGTTGCGTCACGGTCTTTTGGAAGACCGGTTCAGCTTTCAGAGCAGCATTCGGCAGCGCACGGTGCTTCATCAGGTTCAACGGTTTGCCGTGAATCAGACCCGTGCCGAGCGGGTGGCAAGTCATGCTCTAGGCCTGTACGACAACACGTACGGAACCCTGCATCGTGACGACGGATCTGGACGGGATCTGCTGTGGGCGGCCGCCATGTTGCATGCCAGCGGTCAGCACATCAATCTGTCCGCTTATCACAAGCACTCCTGGTATCTGATCCGTCACGGAGAGCTGCTGGGATATTCAGAAGCCGAGCATCTGATGATCGCGGCGATCGCGCGGTATCACCGCCGTAGCTTGCCTAAGAAGCGTCATGAGTCGTGGCAGGCATTGCAAACGAGGGACAACCGTCGAACTGTGTCCGAGATGTCCCTGTTACTGCGCCTTGCCGCCGCGCTCGACCGCAGGCCCGAGCCAGTGGTGAGAGCTCTGATCGCTGAGGTGGTCGGCCATCATCTCGTGCTTGAGCTCGTGCCTGAACGTCTCAATCAGAACGTCAGTCTTGAGCAGTGGAGTCTGGAGAGCTGCTCGGAGGTGGTGATGACGGTCACCGGGCTGAAGCTACAGGTGAAAATCAGGGATTGA
- a CDS encoding helix-turn-helix domain-containing protein, whose protein sequence is MDSDRNKDSESTSTLQDIGAVLRQARESHGMTCEQLAGALNMGTEQLAALESGDLDRLPEPVFITAMTRRVASKLHVDSDSLIQRLQTALPNPSSRKTSEPGPSAKAQTTTQMMTVSPQHSWGRWITAAISVAAVAGGAMVLSSQQRSLQTTAIPTAPQAMPSEVVSNDDNDDSDDSVVELETSTPPAVITITSSEPSWLSIRNSDGSELFEGTLADSKTLPADADVEIYAGRPDLVLISRGEETPKALGTIEEVRWYKLNP, encoded by the coding sequence ATGGATTCCGATCGCAACAAGGATTCTGAATCCACCTCAACGCTCCAAGACATCGGCGCAGTGCTCCGTCAGGCACGGGAGTCCCATGGGATGACCTGCGAGCAATTAGCTGGCGCTCTGAACATGGGAACCGAGCAACTGGCCGCCCTTGAGTCGGGTGATCTCGATCGGCTACCTGAACCGGTCTTCATTACGGCCATGACGCGCCGCGTTGCCTCCAAACTTCATGTGGACAGCGACTCTCTGATCCAGCGATTGCAGACAGCGCTTCCCAATCCGAGCAGCCGCAAGACATCAGAGCCTGGCCCCAGTGCCAAGGCTCAGACCACAACTCAAATGATGACGGTCAGTCCCCAACATTCGTGGGGTCGTTGGATCACTGCAGCCATCAGCGTTGCTGCCGTCGCCGGTGGCGCCATGGTGCTGTCCAGCCAACAGCGCAGTCTCCAAACCACAGCCATCCCTACAGCGCCACAGGCCATGCCCTCAGAGGTGGTGAGCAACGATGACAACGATGACAGCGATGACAGCGTTGTCGAACTGGAGACGTCGACACCACCGGCCGTTATCACCATCACAAGCTCAGAACCCAGCTGGCTGTCGATCCGCAACAGCGATGGATCGGAGCTGTTCGAAGGCACTCTTGCCGACAGCAAGACATTGCCCGCGGATGCAGATGTTGAGATCTACGCCGGCCGACCGGATCTTGTACTGATTAGCCGTGGCGAAGAAACGCCCAAGGCCCTGGGCACGATTGAAGAGGTGCGTTGGTACAAGCTCAATCCCTGA